CGCTCGGCGAGCCGGCGGCGCAGCACCGGGTCGGCCAGCACCCGGCCGACGGTGGCGGCCAGCGCGTCGCTGTCCCGGCGTCGCGGAACCACCGCCACCGCCCCGCTACGGTGCAGCTCGTCGCCGCCGTCCTCAGGCGCGGTGACCACGGTCGGTCGGCCGTGGCCCAGCGCGGCGAGCAACGCCCCGCTCTTCACCGTCACGCCCGCCGTGAAGGGCAGCACCACCACGTCGGCGGCGTGCAGGGCCGCCGAGGCGCGGTCCGGGGGCAGGTACCCGGTGAAGGTGACCGCGTCGGCGACGCCGTACCGGTGGGTCAGCGCGGTCAGCTCGTCCCGGAACACGCGGGCCTCCGCCTCCGGCATGGCCTGCGAGGTGAACCCGCCGGCCACCAGCAGCCGCAGGTCGGGGTGGGTGCGACGGAGCGCGGGCAGGGCCCCGATCAGGTGACGAATCCCCTTGACGGGGTGGACGAAGCCGAAGAAGACCAGTAGCGGCGTGCCCGGGGACAGGCCAAGTTCCGCCCGCAGCCGCCGGCCGGCGTCGGCCGCGCCGGGTGAGTCGGTCACGTTCGGGGCCAGCGGGACGTGCGCCGTGGGCACCCCGCAGCGGCCTCGGACGGCCGCCTCGTGTCCGTCGTTGGTGACCACCACCGTCGCGCTGGCCGGCACCAGTCGACCGGTCTCCCGGTCCCAGAGCCCGGCGCGTTCCAGCACCGACCACAGGGGACCGGGCAGCCAGCCGGGCACCGCCCACGAGCCGTACTCGTGCACGGTGGTGACCAGGGGGACGCCCCGGGGCAGCCGGAACGGCAGCAGGCCGGGCAGACCGGAGAACCGGTACGCCGAGGGGGCGAACTGGACGTGCACCAGGTCGACGTCGAGGCGACGGACCCGCTCGGCGGCCCGGACAGTGGCGGTGAACCAGCGCAGCGGCGACCCTCCCCCGGTGGGGCGGACCGGCACGGGGACGACCGTCACCCCGGCCTCGTCCAGCGCGCGGACCAGGTGCGCGACGTAGTCGCTGACCCCGTCGTGGTCCACCGGAGCCGGGCCGAGCGGCATGGCCACCCGGATCCGGTCGCTGCCGGCCACCGCGCCTCCCTCCCCGTCCGGTCCGTGGCGTTTCCGAGGCGGCGGTGACTTCCCCGGCCGGCGGCGGGGAAACCCGGTGCGGGCCCGTTCCGGGCCCCCACGGCCCGCTCCCGGTGCCCTATGGTGGCCCGGTGACCGACGAGACTGCGCCCACCGGTCCGCTCACCGGGCTGCGCGTGGTGGAGCTGGCCGGCATCGGGCCCGGGCCGTTCGCCGCGATGATGCTCGCCGACCTCGGTGCGGACGTGGTCCGGGTGGACCGGACGGCCGAGGTCGACCCCGCCGCGTTCGGCACCCCGCACCCCGACCTGCTGAACCGGGGCCGCCGCTCGGTGGCGGTGGACCTGAAGTCCCCCGGCGGGCGCGAGGTGGTGCTGGCGCTGGTACGGGACGCGGACGCGCTGATCGAGGGGTTCCGGCCGGGGGTGACCGAGCGCCTCGGCGTCGGGCCGGCCGACTGTCTCGCGGTGAATCCCCGGCTGGTGTACGGGCGGATGACCGGGTGGGGCCAGGACGGCCCGAACGCGCCGTACGCCGGGCACGACATCGGCTACCTGGCGCTGACCGGCGCGCTGCACGGGATCGGGCGGGCCGGGGAGCGCCCGGTGCCGCCTCTGAACCTCCTCGGCGACTTCGGCGGCGGCGGCATGATGCTGGCGTTGGGCCTGGTCTCCGCGCTGTATGCCGTCCAGTCCGGCGCCAAGGGCCAGGTGGTGGACGCGGCGATCGTGGACGGTGTGGCGGTGCTGAGCACCATGATCCACGGCCTGCGCCGGATGGGGATGTGGCAGGACCCGCGCGGGGTGAACCTGCTCGACGGCGGGGCGCCCTTCTACGACACGTACGAGTGCGCCGACGGGCGGTACGTCGCGGTGGGCGCGCTCGAACCGCGCTTCTACGACGAGCTGGTCCGACGCACCGGGTTCCCGCTGCCGCCCGACGAGCCGCTGGACCGTACCGACCCGACGAACTGGCCGGCGTTGCGGCAGGCCTGGGCCCGGTTGTTCCGCACCCGGACCCGGGACGAGTGGGCCGCGTTGGTGGGTGACTCCGACGCGTGCCTGGCCCCGGTGCTCGACTGGCGGGAGGCCGCGGCGCACCCGCACATGGCCGCCCGGAAGGTCTTCATCCCGCACGACGGGGCGGAGCAGCCGGCCCCCGCGCCGCGCTTCTCCGGCACCCCGACCGCGCTGCGCCGCCCGCCGCCCCACCCCGGGGAGCACACCGACGAGGTCCTCGCCGAGCTGGGCTACTCCCCCGACCGGATCGACGCGCTGCGGACCGCCGCCGCCATCGCCTGACGCGGCCGGGCCAGCTCCGTTCCGCCAATCGGCGCCCGGTCTGGCACCGGGCGGAAGGTCGGCGGACGACGGCCCGTTCGGGCGCCGGGGCGGTCGGTCGGGCCGACCTGGTCAGGCGCGGCGGATGGCCGTGCCAGGAGCCAGCGTCGACTCGACGAGTTCCCGGTACTCCCGGGGAAGCTGGGCCGCCACGTCGTCGAACTCGCCGCCGGTGATCGCCTCCCGCAGGGTGCTGAAGACGGCCCGGATGCCCGACCGGGCGGACGATGGGTCCGCGTCGGCGCGCTGACCGACCCGGGCCACGAACTCCGCCGCGCCGAACCGGTCGGCGTGCTCGGTGCTCGGGGTCTTCTTCAGCAGCAGTTGCAACGGCTTGGGCAACTGGGCCGCGAGATCGAGGGCCTCGCCCCCGGTGAGTCGGTCGGCCAGCGTCTCCAACGTGGCACGGGTCAGCTCCACCGCCCGGGTGGACGGCACCCCAGCCCGCTGGGCGACCTGGTCGACGAAGGTGTCGTAGTTCATGCCGGCGCTCCCCTCGGCTGTGACGAACCGGAGGCGTACCCGGTGGACGACCCGGAAAACGACGGCCGCCGGGGCCGCTTTTCCCTGGGTACGGCGGGCGTGACCGCCGGGTGGACGGGTAACCGCGGCCGGTCGTGACCGACGAGAGGCGGCGGAGGAGTCCTGCCATGGCGAGTTACACCGACGTGCTGCGGTACCTGTCGAGCCTGGACTACCCGGCGGGCAAGGACGACGTGGTACGCCAGGCCGAACGGGAGGGGGCACCCCCCGAGGTGCTGCAGGCGCTGCGCGCGCTCCCGCCGGTCGACTACGCCAACGGCAACGAGGTCGCCCGCTCGGCCGGTATCGACGCCGCGCCGGAACTCTCTCCCGCC
The nucleotide sequence above comes from Micromonospora pallida. Encoded proteins:
- a CDS encoding CaiB/BaiF CoA transferase family protein, with the protein product MTDETAPTGPLTGLRVVELAGIGPGPFAAMMLADLGADVVRVDRTAEVDPAAFGTPHPDLLNRGRRSVAVDLKSPGGREVVLALVRDADALIEGFRPGVTERLGVGPADCLAVNPRLVYGRMTGWGQDGPNAPYAGHDIGYLALTGALHGIGRAGERPVPPLNLLGDFGGGGMMLALGLVSALYAVQSGAKGQVVDAAIVDGVAVLSTMIHGLRRMGMWQDPRGVNLLDGGAPFYDTYECADGRYVAVGALEPRFYDELVRRTGFPLPPDEPLDRTDPTNWPALRQAWARLFRTRTRDEWAALVGDSDACLAPVLDWREAAAHPHMAARKVFIPHDGAEQPAPAPRFSGTPTALRRPPPHPGEHTDEVLAELGYSPDRIDALRTAAAIA
- a CDS encoding DUF2795 domain-containing protein; this encodes MASYTDVLRYLSSLDYPAGKDDVVRQAEREGAPPEVLQALRALPPVDYANGNEVARSAGIDAAPELSPAQRAAQAREPHTRVSQHLRRI
- a CDS encoding glycosyltransferase, encoding MAGSDRIRVAMPLGPAPVDHDGVSDYVAHLVRALDEAGVTVVPVPVRPTGGGSPLRWFTATVRAAERVRRLDVDLVHVQFAPSAYRFSGLPGLLPFRLPRGVPLVTTVHEYGSWAVPGWLPGPLWSVLERAGLWDRETGRLVPASATVVVTNDGHEAAVRGRCGVPTAHVPLAPNVTDSPGAADAGRRLRAELGLSPGTPLLVFFGFVHPVKGIRHLIGALPALRRTHPDLRLLVAGGFTSQAMPEAEARVFRDELTALTHRYGVADAVTFTGYLPPDRASAALHAADVVVLPFTAGVTVKSGALLAALGHGRPTVVTAPEDGGDELHRSGAVAVVPRRRDSDALAATVGRVLADPVLRRRLAERGRTLAAGHAWPRVATAHRDLYQRLLGRPDG
- a CDS encoding DUF2267 domain-containing protein encodes the protein MNYDTFVDQVAQRAGVPSTRAVELTRATLETLADRLTGGEALDLAAQLPKPLQLLLKKTPSTEHADRFGAAEFVARVGQRADADPSSARSGIRAVFSTLREAITGGEFDDVAAQLPREYRELVESTLAPGTAIRRA